From a single Paenibacillus sp. FSL R5-0345 genomic region:
- the sigK gene encoding RNA polymerase sporulation sigma factor SigK, translating to MPGFLSTIALLIKELTLLVSYVRNNAFPQPLSEQEESKYLGMMAEGDAKARNLLIEHNLRLVAHIVKKFDNTGEDMEDLISIGTIGLIKAIESYRPNKGTKLATFAARCIENEILMHLRSLKKTRKDVSLHDPIGTDKEGNEITLIDILGSEADDVIKEVDLKIEKSKIYRNLDILDDREKEVVVGRFGLDTGGEERTQREIAKELGISRSYVSRIEKRALMKLYHEFYKAKR from the coding sequence TTGCCTGGATTCTTAAGTACGATCGCGTTGCTAATCAAAGAACTGACGTTGCTGGTATCCTACGTAAGGAACAACGCATTTCCACAGCCGCTCTCGGAGCAGGAGGAAAGCAAATACTTAGGCATGATGGCTGAAGGGGATGCTAAAGCCCGAAATTTGCTTATCGAGCACAATTTGAGACTTGTCGCCCATATAGTAAAGAAATTTGATAACACTGGGGAAGACATGGAGGATCTGATCTCCATCGGCACGATCGGCCTGATTAAAGCCATCGAGAGCTACCGTCCGAACAAAGGCACAAAGCTGGCCACTTTTGCTGCCCGTTGTATTGAAAACGAAATTCTGATGCACCTAAGATCCTTGAAGAAGACTCGTAAAGATGTATCTCTGCACGACCCAATTGGGACTGACAAAGAAGGTAATGAAATTACACTTATCGATATCCTTGGCTCTGAAGCTGATGATGTCATTAAAGAGGTCGATCTTAAGATTGAGAAGAGCAAGATTTATAGAAATCTCGATATATTGGATGACAGGGAAAAAGAAGTTGTCGTTGGTCGGTTTGGATTGGATACAGGTGGAGAAGAGCGGACGCAGAGGGAAATTGCCAAGGAGCTTGGGATTTCGCGGAGTTATGTTTCAAGGATAGAGAAAAGGGCACTGATGAAGCTTTATCATGAGTTTTATAAGGCGAAGCGCTAG
- a CDS encoding sensor histidine kinase: protein MISYYTINSILTNKLETGIQSNLKQVTLSLDNSLSSLNHISQQFAYEGTILKELDELMRTEEPFRRMKLQHQFKSKLNLITFTNPEIGLAMYYFDKDQTYHFTNFPVKYSFSPNKLPLFAQSYGITYYGPHESFNRLDNEYVLSVLRKVNFPGRDDVYVYIESGFQLLKNMLDNEEAQNNSSRLILLDAEGRIIYSEVPRLFKSGTFFPESDKGKNSGHSNDYYWFQQKSKQGWSAISVFAEADFNREKNRWFLQISLFSLVFLSVALIMAWVLWKMVYRPLNLFHNEIKMMTHAEHQVTLKSTKIPEFDSLLRQFQNMKKNIWELFGEVKEKEKQRVDLEVEKLLYQINPHFLMNTLDTAHWLAVMNGQHEIDRLIQALNKLLYYNLGKLGRPSTIEEEINAIKQYLTLQQIRYDFQFDVRIQVDEVLLKKEVPRFILQPLVENSLYHGLDDEGYILVIVRLNQGIEIAVHDNGVGMSDEHIQKLLTNKTSEQQKSGMGIGMNYVKRTIESRYGQLAKLEIKSEPGKGTSIFLTLPLEEERV from the coding sequence TTGATCTCATATTATACGATCAATTCGATTCTAACCAATAAACTTGAAACAGGTATCCAAAGTAATCTTAAGCAAGTGACCTTATCCTTGGATAACTCGCTCAGTAGCCTTAATCACATCTCGCAACAGTTTGCTTACGAAGGCACCATCCTGAAAGAACTGGATGAGCTAATGCGGACGGAGGAACCGTTTCGTCGGATGAAATTGCAGCATCAGTTCAAAAGTAAATTGAATTTGATCACCTTCACTAATCCGGAGATCGGCCTTGCTATGTACTATTTTGATAAAGATCAAACCTATCATTTCACCAATTTCCCAGTAAAGTATAGTTTTTCTCCCAACAAACTGCCTCTTTTTGCCCAATCTTATGGCATTACTTACTACGGGCCGCACGAAAGTTTTAACCGGCTTGATAATGAATACGTATTGTCTGTACTTAGAAAAGTGAATTTTCCCGGACGGGATGATGTGTATGTCTATATTGAATCAGGATTTCAATTATTGAAAAACATGCTTGATAATGAGGAGGCACAAAACAACTCTTCACGCTTGATTCTTCTGGATGCGGAGGGGAGGATCATATACAGTGAAGTTCCACGTCTGTTCAAGAGTGGAACATTTTTCCCTGAATCTGACAAAGGAAAAAATTCCGGCCACAGCAACGATTATTACTGGTTCCAACAAAAGAGTAAGCAAGGTTGGAGCGCAATTTCAGTTTTTGCGGAAGCGGATTTCAACCGGGAAAAGAACAGGTGGTTCCTTCAAATTTCTCTATTCTCTTTAGTGTTCCTTAGCGTGGCATTAATCATGGCCTGGGTCTTGTGGAAAATGGTCTACAGGCCGCTTAATTTGTTCCATAACGAAATCAAGATGATGACGCACGCCGAGCATCAAGTGACTCTTAAGTCAACGAAGATCCCGGAATTCGACAGTTTACTGCGACAATTTCAAAATATGAAGAAAAACATTTGGGAATTGTTCGGCGAAGTTAAGGAAAAAGAAAAGCAACGCGTTGATCTGGAAGTGGAAAAGCTGCTCTACCAAATCAACCCCCATTTTTTGATGAATACCTTAGATACCGCACACTGGCTGGCGGTTATGAACGGTCAGCATGAAATTGACCGCCTCATCCAGGCTTTGAATAAATTATTATATTATAATCTGGGGAAATTAGGCCGTCCTTCTACCATCGAGGAAGAGATTAATGCTATTAAGCAGTATTTGACGCTGCAGCAAATTCGATATGATTTTCAATTCGATGTCCGTATCCAGGTGGACGAAGTCTTGCTAAAAAAAGAGGTACCCCGGTTTATCCTTCAACCGCTCGTTGAGAATTCTCTGTACCATGGGCTTGACGATGAAGGATACATCCTGGTTATTGTCAGGCTGAACCAAGGTATAGAGATTGCCGTACATGACAATGGAGTGGGAATGTCCGATGAACATATTCAAAAACTGTTGACCAACAAGACATCAGAGCAACAGAAGTCAGGGATGGGAATCGGAATGAATTACGTTAAACGGACGATTGAATCCCGTTATGGTCAGCTGGCCAAGCTGGAGATTAAAAGCGAACCAGGCAAAGGAACTAGTATTTTCCTAACGCTACCGCTAGAAGAGGAGAGAGTATAA
- a CDS encoding response regulator transcription factor codes for MIKVLVVDDDKLVRKGLISMMPWQQFDMKVVGEASNGEKALQFLESHSVDLVLTDLGMPVMSGIELMRVLRKRYSELHVVVLTVHQDFEYVQEALRLGAIDYISKVDLDLEKEQLEDMLGRIADRIQGQARQGIVHQDGALEQGYSVVVLDHKDLKDWAEELKYIPDIKVVEVDRNNWLVLALNGNERDLFDELSKRIRLLQNVVLIQLSDLQQFTLTQVQRWVRSFTERELFYEYNPDNTILSVCINKNYDDLYEQNRGVGDQLEEPKELLLSGEWLYDDVLFQRLLIQLKMLRIPQTRLIGLLYSFVNEWNRAFAGTVFGKIKLDETLHSWFQIERWLEDTRTMIRYTALQTNYSPEIVNCVLKAEKKVRMRLDQPLTSAEVAKEMNMSRSYFSQCFKDIIGRTFKDYVRELRMEKAKQYLVHTNNTIQWIAEHTGYTDEKYFSRTFRDLTGLLPSEYRVRKRIPQ; via the coding sequence ATGATTAAGGTACTTGTTGTGGATGATGACAAATTGGTCCGTAAAGGACTAATTTCAATGATGCCATGGCAGCAATTTGATATGAAGGTTGTTGGTGAGGCGAGCAATGGGGAAAAGGCCCTCCAGTTTTTAGAGTCTCATTCTGTTGATTTAGTATTGACTGACTTAGGCATGCCAGTCATGTCGGGCATTGAGTTAATGCGGGTTTTACGCAAACGTTATTCAGAACTTCACGTTGTCGTTCTTACGGTGCATCAGGATTTTGAATATGTGCAAGAGGCGCTTCGGCTTGGGGCTATAGATTATATTTCCAAGGTCGATCTAGATTTAGAGAAGGAGCAGCTTGAAGACATGCTCGGAAGAATTGCCGACAGAATACAAGGGCAAGCACGTCAAGGAATAGTCCACCAAGATGGGGCATTGGAGCAAGGATATTCCGTCGTGGTTCTTGATCACAAGGATTTAAAAGACTGGGCCGAGGAATTGAAATATATCCCTGATATCAAGGTGGTTGAAGTGGATCGAAACAACTGGTTAGTGCTTGCTTTAAATGGAAATGAGCGCGATCTATTTGATGAACTATCAAAACGTATCCGTTTGTTGCAGAACGTTGTGCTAATTCAATTGTCGGATCTGCAACAATTCACATTGACTCAAGTTCAGCGATGGGTTAGAAGCTTTACGGAAAGAGAGTTATTCTATGAATATAATCCCGACAACACGATTCTGTCGGTGTGCATTAATAAGAATTATGACGATCTGTATGAACAGAATCGGGGAGTAGGAGATCAACTGGAAGAACCGAAGGAACTGTTGTTGTCTGGGGAGTGGCTTTACGATGATGTATTGTTCCAGCGGCTTTTAATACAATTAAAGATGCTTCGTATACCGCAAACGCGACTGATCGGTTTATTATATTCTTTTGTTAACGAATGGAACAGAGCTTTTGCCGGAACGGTGTTTGGAAAGATCAAGCTTGATGAGACACTTCATTCCTGGTTTCAGATTGAGCGATGGCTGGAGGATACCCGCACAATGATTCGGTACACAGCGCTTCAAACTAATTACTCCCCGGAGATTGTCAACTGTGTGCTGAAAGCGGAGAAAAAGGTGCGGATGAGATTGGATCAACCGTTGACCTCTGCCGAGGTGGCGAAAGAAATGAATATGAGCCGGAGTTATTTTAGTCAGTGCTTTAAAGATATCATTGGACGTACTTTCAAGGATTACGTTCGTGAATTACGGATGGAAAAGGCGAAGCAGTATCTGGTGCATACGAACAATACGATTCAATGGATTGCCGAGCATACTGGATATACGGATGAAAAATATTTCAGCCGCACCTTTCGCGATTTAACCGGACTACTTCCGAGTGAATATCGGGTTCGTAAACGTATTCCCCAATAA
- a CDS encoding extracellular solute-binding protein: MLKRSLMILLLISLILSVSACSQNKTDIIKERGEDPAFEKYEVPTTLNIVMGVDPNYKSYTGETPANNPWIKTIKAKLNVDIHIDWFATHENMDQRIDLAISSNVLPDAMVVSPYQFNQMVEADELEDLTKAYEEYASPIMKRIIEGTNAGLKEDVMINGKMLALPSANPEDFSMMWIRKDWLDRLGLAPPSTMKELESVAKAFVEQDPDGNGQKDTIGIAAGTSLYDEYNAGPGSFNLNPIFSAYDSYPGFWLKGKNGMPVYGSIQPETRTALAALRELYAKGLIDREMGIRETEAEVVIEGKAGIFFAPSFGGDWPIPEALKNNPRANWQAYALPLDTAGKFNVKIFRPTQSYIVVRKGYEHPEAIIKIANLTLRDREKYGDVFQPLQNMLVPRDEIAFSVRTIQDVMAGRQEAGNFQGKEEYPMLASDLETIYNVKRPPYDNTDIQYWNLRDGNFRRAYSLLVGGKNLYDPNLNKVYSIYNEGGNSFAKQWKYLADEEMDVFTQIIMGVVPLETFDQWVQNWKLQGGEQITDGIAKAISP; the protein is encoded by the coding sequence ATGCTGAAAAGAAGTTTAATGATTCTGTTACTCATATCGCTAATATTATCTGTATCCGCTTGCAGTCAGAACAAAACCGATATCATCAAGGAAAGGGGGGAGGATCCAGCGTTCGAGAAATACGAAGTACCGACTACGCTGAATATCGTAATGGGAGTTGATCCCAACTACAAGTCATATACAGGGGAAACCCCCGCTAATAATCCGTGGATTAAGACAATTAAAGCCAAGTTGAATGTGGATATCCATATCGACTGGTTTGCTACACATGAGAATATGGATCAAAGAATTGACTTGGCGATTTCCAGTAATGTGCTTCCTGATGCAATGGTGGTTTCTCCCTATCAATTTAATCAAATGGTTGAGGCGGATGAACTGGAGGATCTGACAAAAGCTTATGAGGAGTACGCCTCACCGATCATGAAACGCATTATTGAAGGCACTAACGCGGGACTAAAGGAAGACGTTATGATAAACGGAAAAATGCTTGCTTTACCTTCAGCTAATCCTGAAGATTTTAGCATGATGTGGATACGGAAAGATTGGCTGGACAGATTGGGATTGGCACCTCCATCCACAATGAAAGAATTGGAGAGTGTAGCGAAGGCGTTTGTTGAACAAGATCCTGATGGCAATGGGCAAAAGGACACAATCGGCATTGCCGCTGGAACTTCCCTTTATGACGAATACAATGCAGGGCCAGGAAGTTTTAACCTGAATCCAATATTCTCTGCCTATGATTCATACCCGGGTTTTTGGCTGAAAGGTAAGAACGGAATGCCAGTTTACGGATCGATTCAGCCGGAAACCCGAACTGCGCTGGCCGCACTTCGTGAGCTGTATGCCAAGGGGCTGATTGATCGTGAAATGGGAATCCGTGAGACGGAGGCGGAGGTCGTGATCGAGGGTAAGGCAGGCATATTCTTCGCTCCTTCCTTCGGGGGAGATTGGCCAATCCCGGAAGCGCTGAAGAATAATCCGCGGGCGAACTGGCAGGCTTACGCCTTGCCACTTGATACCGCAGGCAAATTTAATGTGAAGATATTCCGGCCGACGCAATCTTATATTGTTGTGCGCAAGGGCTATGAACATCCTGAGGCTATTATCAAAATTGCGAACTTGACATTGAGAGACAGGGAGAAATATGGGGATGTTTTTCAACCTTTACAGAATATGCTCGTACCACGGGATGAAATTGCCTTTTCGGTAAGAACTATTCAAGACGTGATGGCCGGAAGGCAGGAGGCGGGCAATTTTCAGGGGAAGGAAGAGTATCCGATGCTGGCAAGTGATCTGGAAACTATTTATAATGTCAAACGGCCTCCTTACGATAACACCGATATTCAATATTGGAATCTACGGGACGGTAATTTCAGACGTGCCTATTCCTTGCTGGTCGGAGGAAAGAACCTGTATGATCCGAATTTGAACAAGGTTTACAGCATCTACAATGAAGGCGGGAATTCTTTCGCGAAACAATGGAAGTATCTTGCGGATGAGGAGATGGATGTGTTTACACAAATCATTATGGGGGTGGTTCCGCTGGAAACGTTCGATCAGTGGGTCCAAAATTGGAAGCTCCAGGGAGGCGAGCAGATTACCGATGGGATAGCAAAGGCAATATCCCCTTAA
- a CDS encoding glycoside hydrolase family 66 protein yields MKLHLAKVKHSRILLACFMTLAVSGCRPISEISAVQVVSQGGVKALTTDKANYKPGESVSFSLQLSSPAPKAELIIQYRHLGEKIGSQKVKTDEGQASWSWTPPKEDYKGYMVEVFVSRDNKITDQMNIAVDVSSDWSKFPRYGYLSDFPSMGQGQVEKVIERLNRFHINGIQFYDWQYKHHDPIKTFDGKPAKEWEDIASRKISFNTVKSYINLAHSRNMKAMNYNLIFGAYEDAAKDGVSKEWGLFKDRDLTDQDKHPLPGWISDIMLYDPSNPEWQSYLIAKEKGVLEHLPFDGWHVDQLGDRGTLYNSEGQIVKLPQAYVSFLKAAKKELDVDYIMNAVDQYGQGLLAALAPVDFLYTEVWSYPEYGDLKEVIDSNNRAGRNKLNTVLAAYMNYEHSKSGQGMFNTPGVLLTDAVIFASGGSHLELGENMLSNEYFPNKNLSVPPELEAQLIRYYDFLTAYQNILRDGLKNLELKVSGSADVEIKPQPEQGRIWSFTKHKADTDIIHFINFIGATTMEWKDNQAEQAEPPELEKVDVVFPAKRKVSKVMFASPDYYQGSPIILKFEQKDGNVFLQLPKLKYWDLITVEYE; encoded by the coding sequence ATGAAATTGCATCTGGCGAAAGTGAAACACTCCCGAATTTTGCTGGCCTGCTTCATGACGCTCGCAGTATCTGGATGCAGGCCGATCAGTGAAATTTCCGCTGTGCAAGTGGTAAGTCAAGGAGGGGTGAAGGCTTTAACAACAGATAAGGCCAACTATAAACCCGGTGAATCTGTGAGCTTCTCCCTCCAGTTGAGTTCGCCGGCGCCTAAGGCGGAGCTGATCATCCAGTACCGGCATTTAGGTGAGAAGATTGGCAGTCAAAAGGTGAAAACGGATGAAGGTCAGGCCTCCTGGAGCTGGACTCCACCCAAGGAAGACTATAAAGGATACATGGTGGAAGTTTTTGTGTCCCGAGATAACAAGATTACAGATCAGATGAATATTGCGGTTGACGTTTCCTCGGATTGGAGCAAATTTCCGCGTTATGGTTACTTGTCTGATTTCCCGAGTATGGGTCAGGGACAAGTGGAGAAAGTCATTGAACGCTTGAACAGATTCCATATTAATGGAATCCAATTCTACGATTGGCAATACAAGCATCATGACCCGATCAAAACCTTTGACGGCAAACCTGCGAAAGAATGGGAGGATATCGCGAGCAGGAAGATTTCCTTCAATACAGTGAAAAGCTATATCAATCTGGCCCACAGCCGAAATATGAAGGCCATGAATTATAATCTCATTTTTGGCGCTTATGAGGATGCGGCCAAAGACGGGGTCAGTAAGGAATGGGGGTTGTTTAAAGACCGCGACCTAACTGATCAGGATAAGCATCCACTTCCGGGCTGGATCAGTGATATTATGCTGTATGACCCGAGCAATCCTGAATGGCAGAGCTATCTGATTGCGAAAGAAAAGGGAGTGCTTGAGCACTTGCCGTTCGACGGATGGCATGTTGATCAATTGGGAGACCGGGGAACGCTCTATAATTCGGAGGGGCAGATCGTCAAGCTTCCGCAAGCTTACGTTTCATTTCTAAAAGCAGCTAAAAAAGAGCTGGACGTCGATTATATCATGAATGCGGTTGATCAGTACGGACAAGGATTACTGGCGGCATTGGCACCTGTTGATTTTCTCTATACAGAGGTCTGGTCCTATCCTGAATATGGGGATCTGAAAGAGGTTATTGACAGCAATAACCGCGCCGGCAGAAATAAATTAAATACGGTCCTAGCTGCTTATATGAACTATGAGCATTCCAAATCCGGACAGGGAATGTTCAATACACCGGGCGTGCTGCTGACGGATGCAGTGATATTTGCATCGGGCGGGTCTCATCTGGAGCTTGGGGAAAATATGCTGTCAAATGAATATTTCCCCAACAAAAATTTGTCTGTGCCGCCTGAGCTTGAAGCACAGCTGATTCGTTACTACGACTTCCTCACAGCTTACCAAAACATTTTACGGGACGGCCTGAAGAATTTGGAGCTTAAGGTCTCCGGGTCGGCAGACGTTGAAATTAAACCGCAACCTGAACAAGGGAGAATTTGGTCGTTCACAAAGCACAAGGCTGATACTGATATTATTCATTTCATCAATTTCATCGGTGCGACAACGATGGAGTGGAAGGACAATCAGGCGGAGCAAGCTGAACCGCCCGAGCTTGAAAAGGTAGACGTTGTCTTCCCTGCGAAACGGAAGGTAAGCAAAGTCATGTTTGCTTCCCCTGATTACTATCAGGGCTCCCCAATCATACTGAAATTTGAGCAGAAGGATGGAAACGTATTCCTGCAACTGCCGAAACTAAAATACTGGGATCTAATCACCGTCGAATACGAATGA
- a CDS encoding ABC transporter substrate-binding protein, with protein MKKRITVVSSIMLVFSLLLSACSGNANTNSANVNNSEVYGGNNQNTEGQEAETNWTDEDGNGVADWQEKQIELDYAMRFYGENDDTNPMFLNIRKFMEKYPNITVVRDSQFAIEQSDTDELEILTARAMEGTLPDIFYSPLAAESYDRELTLDLTSYLDKDPESKWISENAKSFMTTYDGKGIYGIPFQSVSEFPAVNLNLLKENNIAIPPYNWTYADYEHLRSEVAKLTPNNPVFPGGIGFIDHGPHYFDGIPNGWKGFNSETKRFDFANSKKYGMWLDQFAKEDKQGLWFWDLPEDVRKKKVGESTNPWADGLEAVGNFWLYSLSTDVNEMIKTRKMDIDIYPMPTAPEGGITDLHGYYDTLSLSSALDEDPVKAEAAYQLLKWLTYGEEGLKSRWALIDEYMGLPEDAPIRAEDQLMDFIQGWPVTTNPEVLKNHPLVKGFPEDSELAIFNFQAFQNVDFQQMLSNPVPYPRQLPGVVKAYDTLNPWEIRNQIRDKGKKYSDVAAEWDSMMNKTLDDYLGEYNAK; from the coding sequence ATGAAAAAGAGAATAACTGTTGTTTCTTCAATCATGTTAGTTTTCTCACTTCTGCTATCCGCTTGCTCCGGTAACGCTAACACGAACTCGGCAAATGTAAACAACTCGGAAGTCTATGGTGGAAATAATCAGAATACAGAAGGCCAGGAAGCCGAAACGAACTGGACAGACGAGGATGGAAACGGCGTAGCTGACTGGCAGGAAAAGCAAATTGAACTGGATTATGCCATGCGCTTCTACGGTGAAAATGATGATACGAACCCGATGTTCTTGAACATCCGCAAATTCATGGAGAAGTATCCGAACATCACGGTTGTCCGTGATTCCCAGTTCGCCATTGAGCAGTCAGATACGGATGAACTCGAAATTCTGACGGCGAGAGCGATGGAGGGAACGCTGCCCGATATTTTCTATTCGCCGCTGGCCGCCGAATCCTATGACCGTGAGCTTACGCTAGATTTAACATCCTATCTTGACAAAGACCCGGAGTCCAAATGGATTTCTGAAAATGCGAAAAGTTTTATGACCACGTATGACGGGAAGGGGATTTATGGGATTCCGTTCCAGTCTGTGTCCGAATTCCCTGCAGTAAACCTGAATCTGCTGAAGGAAAATAATATCGCTATACCGCCTTACAACTGGACCTATGCAGATTATGAACATCTGCGTTCGGAGGTCGCCAAACTTACTCCAAATAATCCGGTGTTCCCGGGAGGCATCGGTTTTATCGACCATGGCCCACACTATTTTGACGGTATTCCAAACGGCTGGAAAGGATTTAACTCCGAAACCAAGAGATTTGATTTCGCGAACAGCAAGAAATACGGTATGTGGCTAGACCAGTTCGCAAAGGAAGATAAACAAGGTTTATGGTTCTGGGATTTGCCGGAAGATGTCCGGAAGAAGAAGGTTGGCGAATCTACCAACCCTTGGGCAGACGGTTTGGAAGCGGTCGGAAACTTCTGGCTGTATTCACTGAGTACGGATGTGAATGAAATGATCAAAACCCGGAAAATGGATATCGATATTTACCCGATGCCGACTGCACCTGAGGGGGGCATCACGGATCTGCATGGATATTATGACACATTAAGCTTGTCCAGCGCACTGGATGAAGATCCGGTCAAAGCTGAAGCAGCCTATCAATTGCTTAAATGGCTGACCTACGGTGAAGAGGGGTTGAAATCCCGCTGGGCATTGATCGACGAGTATATGGGTCTTCCCGAAGATGCGCCAATACGGGCGGAGGATCAGCTGATGGACTTCATTCAGGGCTGGCCGGTTACGACCAATCCTGAAGTCTTGAAGAACCACCCCCTGGTTAAGGGCTTCCCGGAAGATAGTGAATTGGCCATCTTTAACTTCCAGGCATTCCAGAATGTCGACTTCCAGCAAATGCTGTCCAATCCGGTGCCTTACCCGAGACAGCTTCCGGGCGTCGTTAAAGCTTATGATACCTTGAACCCGTGGGAAATCAGAAATCAGATCAGAGACAAAGGCAAAAAGTACAGTGATGTCGCAGCGGAATGGGATTCAATGATGAACAAAACGCTTGATGATTACCTGGGCGAGTATAACGCTAAATAA